CTGAAAATGAAGCGACGATTGCGACGCCCATTGTCAAGGAAATCAAGGATCGCCTTTCCTTCCTTAACAACGTTGGTCTAAATTACCTAACGCTTTCACGAGCAGCAGGTACGCTTTCGGGTGGTGAGAGCCAGCGGATTCGTTTGGCGACCCAGATTGGGTCCAACCTGTCAGGTGTCCTCTATATTCTGGATGAGCCGTCGATCGGTCTGCACCAGCGGGACAACGACCGCCTGATTGCCAGTCTTAAGAAAATGCGTGATTTGGGCAATACCTTGATTGTGGTGGAGCATGATGAGGACACCATGCGTGAGGCGGACTGGTTGATTGACATCGGTCCAGGTGCGGGTGTCTTTGGCGGAGAAATCGTGGCCTCTGGCACACCAGCCCAAGTAGCTAAAAACAAGAAATCCATTACAGGCCAATACCTGTCTGGTAAACGTGAAATTCCAGTTCCTTTGGAACGCCGTGTTGGCAATGGTCGTTTCTTAGAGGTGACCGGTGCCAAGGAAAACAACCTGCAAGATGTGACTGTTCGGTTCCCACTTGGGAAATTTGTAGCGGTGACAGGGGTGTCTGGTTCAGGTAAGTCAACCCTGGTTAATTCCATTTTGAAAAAAGCTATCGCCCAGAAGCTCAATCGCAATTCGGACAAGCCAGGCAAGTTCAAGTCCATTTCAGGAATTGAACACTTGGATCGCTTGATTGATATTGACCAAAGTCCGATTGGACGGACACCGCGTTCCAACCCAGCTACCTACACAGGTGTCTTCGATGATATTCGGGATTTGTTTGCCCAGACCAATGAAGCCAAAATTCGTGGTTACAAGAAGGGACGGTTCTCCTTTAACGTCAAAGGTGGTCGTTGTGAAGCCTGCTCTGGTGACGGGATTATCAAGATTGAAATGCATTTCTTGCCAGATGTCTTTGTTCCTTGCGAAGTCTGTCATGGACACCGTTACAATTCTGAAACCTTGGAAGTACACTACAAGGAGAAAAATATCGCCCAGGTCCTTGATATGACGGTCAATGATGCGGTCGAGTTCTTCAAACACATTCCGAAGATTGAGCGCAAACTCCGTACCATTCAAGATGTGGGCTTGGGCTACGTTACTCTAGGTCAGCCAGCAACCACCCTATCTGGTGGGGAAGCCCAGCGGATGAAATTGGCATCTGAGCTTCACAAGCGATCAACTGGTAAATCTCTCTATATTCTGGATGAGCCAACGACTGGCTTGCATACCGAGGATATTGCTCAATTGTTAAAGGTTTTAGCTCGTTTTGTTGATGATGGCAATACCGTGCTGGTCATCGAACACAATCTGGATGTTATCAAGACAGCTGACCACATTATCGACATGGGGCCAGAAGGCGGTGTCGGCGGTGGTACCGTTGTTGCGACAGGGACACCAGAAGAAGTAGCAGCTAACCCAGCCAGCTTTACAGGCCAGTATTTGAAGAGTAAGTTGAGATAATACATAGAAAAAAGAGCTGATTGGCTCTTTTTTACTCTTCTTTATCCATGTTTTGCAGGGCATAGTTACAGGCCTGAATGACAAAACTGGAAAAACTAACTTCTTTTTTGACAATAGCCTCCTCAATTTTATCAACTAACTCGGATGGAAATCGAATTGTTTTGATTTCAGTCTCTTTTTTATCAGATTTTAATTTAAAAGCCATATCACCCTCCATACTATTAGTGTATAGAGAAAACGAAGGATAATAAATGTTACAAATTGTATTACAAAATGTATTGTAAAGTTGGTATTTATATAGTAAAATATGGATAAGAAAAAGCAAAGGAGTTTATTATGTTGAAGAAAATGCTATTTTTGTTGACAACACTTTTAGCAAGTTTTATGTTGACTGCCTGTGGAGAAAGCAGTGAAAATGTTGATACCAATAAGATTGCTATTCCTGTGAGTGCGAATCCAGAAGATACGGATTTCCAGTCTGTGAAAAAGCAGTTAGAGGATGCTGGTTTTGAAAATGTAACCACTCAGAAAATTGATGATCTAACATTTGGTATTTTTACAAAAGATGGTGAGATTGAAAAAATTACTGTCAAGGGTGAGGAGGTTTTTTCAAAGGGAGATTTATTCGAGAAAGATGTTCCTATTACCATCCACTATCATACATTTAAAGAATATGATAACGAAACTGAGGAAAGTAGCAGTGAACCTGTAGAGACCAGTGAAAGTTCATCCAATGCTAGTACAACCCCAAGTTCCTCTGTGGAAGAAGTAACTGAGCCTGTTAAGGAAGAAGTTATTACGGTTGATAATCCAGATTTTGCTTATGTCACCTCGAATTACGACGAGAATAAGGCTAAAGAATTTGTAGAAAAGTATAAGGGACAAATTGTCGAATTTGATGGTCATGTTGCCTATACCGCACCCTATGGAAATTATGATACACGCTTTGATTTCTTGTTGGAGACTGGCGATTGGATAGACGAAAATACATCAAATTATACGGGGATTCCGATGAAGTTTGAGAATGTGAACTTCTATGATTTGAATTTTACAGATGATACGGACAGTGTTCCTTTAGGTACAAATTTACATATCAAAGCTAGAATTGTTGGTGCTGCAAAGTTAGGTCAATTGATTTTCTTAGAACCAGTTGAATTACGTTCGCGTTAAGTGATGGCTACTGTCTTTTTGACGGTAGTTTTTCTTATCTGCATTTTTCTGCTATAATAATCCTATATAATTTTCGGAGGTGGATCATGCAAGCGCGTGTTGAAAAATTTGAAGCAAAATTAGCTCAATCAGCTGTTGAGGGAATCTTGGTGACTGGTCAAAACAATATTTACTACTTGACAGGTTTTTGGGGGACAGAGGCGACTGTCTTCATCAGTGGCAAGCGTCGCTTGTTTGTGACTGATTCGCGTTATACCTTGATAGCTAAGGCATCAGTTAAAGGTTTTGATATTATCGAGAGCCGTTTTGCCCTTGAAGAGATTGCAAAGGTGATTAAGGAAGATGGGCTTGAAACCATTGGTTTTGATAGCCAGGTGACCTATGGTTTCTATCAAAGTCTGACCAGCATTTTTGAGGGGTGTCAGTTGGTTGCTATGTCAAACTTTATCGAAGACTTGCGTATGATTAAGGATGCGAAGGAAATTGCGACTATTCGCCGTGCATGTCAGATTTCAGACCAGGCCTTTATTGATGTTCTTGACTTTATCAAACCAGGTCAGACGACTGAGATGGACGTCAATCATTTCCTTGACCACCGCATGCGTCAACTCGGTGCTGAAGGGGCATCATTTGAGTTTATCGTGGCATCTGGCTACCGCTCTGCTATGCCCCATGGAAGAGCCTCAGAGAAAGTTATCCAAACTGGTGAAACGCTGACACTGGATTTTGGCTGCTACTACCAACATTATGTTAGCGATATGACGCGTACCATCCATATCGGTCATGTGACAGACCAAGAGCGTGAGATTTATGATGTGGTCTTGCGTGCCAATAAGGCTTTGATTGAGC
The sequence above is a segment of the Streptococcus suis genome. Coding sequences within it:
- the uvrA gene encoding excinuclease ABC subunit UvrA — its product is MQENIVIHGARAHNLKNIDVTIPREKLVVVTGLSGSGKSSLAFDTLYAEGQRRYVESLSAYARQFLGNMDKPDVDSIEGLSPAISIDQKTTSRNPRSTVGTATEINDYLRLLYARVGVPYCINGHGAIAASSVEQIVDEVLELPERQRLQILAPIVRKKKGQHKTIFEKVQKDGYVRVRVNGDVYDVSEVPELSKSKAHNIEVVVDRIVIKEGIRSRLFDSIEAALRIADGYVIIDTMDEKEMLFSEYYACPVCGFTVPELEPRLFSFNAPFGSCSDCDGLGMKLEVDTDLIVPDASKTLRDGALAPWNPISSNYYPQMLEQAMNHFGVDMDKPFEELTEEEKNLIFNGSDGKEFHFHYENEFGGVRDIDIPFEGLITNINRRYRETNSDYTRTVMKAYMNELTCGTCHGYRLNDQALSVKVGGEQGLHIGQLSDLSVADHLEVIENLTLSENEATIATPIVKEIKDRLSFLNNVGLNYLTLSRAAGTLSGGESQRIRLATQIGSNLSGVLYILDEPSIGLHQRDNDRLIASLKKMRDLGNTLIVVEHDEDTMREADWLIDIGPGAGVFGGEIVASGTPAQVAKNKKSITGQYLSGKREIPVPLERRVGNGRFLEVTGAKENNLQDVTVRFPLGKFVAVTGVSGSGKSTLVNSILKKAIAQKLNRNSDKPGKFKSISGIEHLDRLIDIDQSPIGRTPRSNPATYTGVFDDIRDLFAQTNEAKIRGYKKGRFSFNVKGGRCEACSGDGIIKIEMHFLPDVFVPCEVCHGHRYNSETLEVHYKEKNIAQVLDMTVNDAVEFFKHIPKIERKLRTIQDVGLGYVTLGQPATTLSGGEAQRMKLASELHKRSTGKSLYILDEPTTGLHTEDIAQLLKVLARFVDDGNTVLVIEHNLDVIKTADHIIDMGPEGGVGGGTVVATGTPEEVAANPASFTGQYLKSKLR
- a CDS encoding DUF4839 domain-containing protein, translated to MLKKMLFLLTTLLASFMLTACGESSENVDTNKIAIPVSANPEDTDFQSVKKQLEDAGFENVTTQKIDDLTFGIFTKDGEIEKITVKGEEVFSKGDLFEKDVPITIHYHTFKEYDNETEESSSEPVETSESSSNASTTPSSSVEEVTEPVKEEVITVDNPDFAYVTSNYDENKAKEFVEKYKGQIVEFDGHVAYTAPYGNYDTRFDFLLETGDWIDENTSNYTGIPMKFENVNFYDLNFTDDTDSVPLGTNLHIKARIVGAAKLGQLIFLEPVELRSR
- a CDS encoding Xaa-Pro peptidase family protein, with the translated sequence MQARVEKFEAKLAQSAVEGILVTGQNNIYYLTGFWGTEATVFISGKRRLFVTDSRYTLIAKASVKGFDIIESRFALEEIAKVIKEDGLETIGFDSQVTYGFYQSLTSIFEGCQLVAMSNFIEDLRMIKDAKEIATIRRACQISDQAFIDVLDFIKPGQTTEMDVNHFLDHRMRQLGAEGASFEFIVASGYRSAMPHGRASEKVIQTGETLTLDFGCYYQHYVSDMTRTIHIGHVTDQEREIYDVVLRANKALIEQAKEGVTYREFDAIPREIINAAGYGANFTHGIGHGIGLDIHEYPYFGKSDETIKAGMVLTDEPGIYLDDKYGVRIEDDLLITETGCEVLTLAPKELIVI